One Malania oleifera isolate guangnan ecotype guangnan chromosome 10, ASM2987363v1, whole genome shotgun sequence genomic region harbors:
- the LOC131166834 gene encoding uncharacterized protein LOC131166834, which yields MRIRKHAKISSLMLSHASTSSPSLQTPVCQLNQSPWDVITFPSDSTSLSCLPSFSFLLQSEEEESVTANGSLGDSIGAVESVASMRISPDSTEEEKPNPKTRLYPTLEKDTAKKREKIIADEHKLDTQFEFIRGGGGETMTNSPTIALCSKSDGRGWHCKREAKQGHTLCEHHLAQLRSYTASRPSSRKTEKTVASGVAITSHSTATTSCPRPNRKKPLISTNPHEFYYYSGFGPWWGKKRGGSTGGESNKTTVSEATAGTVASFSSQINRTSDKTKDLDFVEDDNDDREGNDDGRRKRTRKPVKARSLKSLM from the exons ATGAGGATTAGGAAGCATGCAAAGATCTCTTCTCTTATGCTTTCGCATGCTTCGACTTCTTCCCCGTCACTGCAGACACCCGTGTGCCAGCTAAACCAGTCGCCGTGGGATGTGATTACCTTCCCTTCTGATTCGACCTCCTTGTCTTGCCTCCCTTCATTTTCGTTCCTGCTTCAG AGCGAAGAAGAAGAGAGCGTCACCGCGAATGGGAGCTTGGGAGATTCTATTGGAGCTGTTGAGAG TGTTGCTTCGATGAGGATATCACCCGATAGTACTGAAGAAGAAAAGCCAAACCCAAAAACGAGGCTTTATCCCACATTAGAGAAAGATACTGCAAAGAAACGAGAGAAAATAATAGCGGATGAGCACAAGCTGGACACCCAATTTGAGTTCATTAGAGGGGGAGGAGGAGAGACTATGACCAATAGTCCTACTATTGCTTTGTGTTCTAAATCAGATGGGAGGGGTTGGCACTGCAAGAGGGAAGCTAAGCAAGGGCACACCCTATGTGAGCATCATCTTGCTCAGCTTAGGTCTTACACGGCCAGTCGCCCATCGAGCCGAAAGACTGAGAAAACGGTGGCATCGGGCGTTGCGATAACATCTCACTCCACTGCCACCACCTCTTGTCCTCGTCCCAATCGCAAGAAGCCTTTGATTTCCACAAACCCCCATGAATTCTACTACTATTCCGGATTCGGGCCCTGGTGGGGGAAGAAGAGAGGCGGTAGCACCGGCGGAGAATCAAACAAGACTACTGTCTCGGAGGCCACCGCGGGAACTGTTGCCTCCTTTTCGTCTCAAATCAATCGGACCAGCGATAAAACTAAAGATCTTGACTTCGTGGAGGATGACAATGATGACAGAGAGGGGAACGATGATGGCAGACGGAAGAGAACTCGAAAGCCGGTGAAGGCGAGATCACTGAAATCTCTAATGTGA